GCCTTGCCGAGCGTGCCCATCAGCACGTCGATGTCCGCCGTGACGCCCTGCGCGTGCGCGAGCCCGGCGCCCTGCGCGCCGATGACGCCGCCGCTGTGCGCCTCGTCGATCATCAGCCACGCCCCGGACCGGCGTTTGAGGGCCACGAGGTCCGGGAGGGGTGCGAGCGTGCCGTCCATGCTGAAGAGGGCGTCCGTGACGATCAGCTTGCGCGGCGCGCGGCTCTCCTGCAGCTGCCGTTCGAGGGTGTGCAGGTCCCGGTGCGGGTACACGTGCACGTCGGCGCGGCTGAGGCGCGCGCCGTCGATGATGGACGCGTGGTTCAGGGCGTCGCTGAACACCGCGTCGCCCCGGCCGACGAGGGCCGGGATGACGCCGGTGTTCGCGGCGACGCCACTCCCGAACAGCAGGGCCGCCTGCTGGCCCTTGAGGTCCGCGAGTTCCCGTTCGAGCAGGGCGTTCACCGGGTGGTTGCCGGTGATGAGCCGCGCGGCGCCCGCCCCGAAGCGCGTGAGGGCGTCCGTGACGACCTCCGTCTCGCCCGGCGGCAGGTGACCCTGCAGGGCGGCGCGGGCGGTGTCAGGCGTCCACGTGAGGCGCGACAGGCCCAGGTAGTCGTTGGAGGCCAGGTCGAGGAGACGCTGCCCGTTCAGGCGCAGGTACCCGGGCGCAGGGTCGGGCGTCCAGTCGTGCAGTACCCGTTCCCGACCCTGCACCCGCAGGGCGTCCAGGCGGATGCCAAGGTCAGCCCAGCTCACGCGGGACGGCCGTAGGTCCCGGCGGCGTCCAGCATGGCGCCGTACGCCTGGCGCAGCTGCTCGTCCGTCACGACGTACGGCGGGAGGAGGTACATGACGTTCCCGAGGGGACGCATCAGCAGGCCGCGCGCCGCGAAGTACTGCCGCAGTTCGAGGCTGGTGTTCCCGCCGTACTCGCCCGCCCCACGGATCTCGGCAGCGAGGATGGTGCCGACCTGCCGGACGTGCGTGACGTTCGGGTGCGCGGCGAGTTCCGCGCGTGCCGCCGCGTGCCGCGCCCCGATGCGCGCCCAGTGGGCGGACGTCTCCGCCGAAAGCGTGAGGTCGAGGGAGGCGAGGGCGGCCGCGCACGCGAGCGGGTTCGCGGTGTACGAGTGCCCGTGCGCGAAGGCCCGGTCGAAGGTGTCGCCCTCGAAGGCGAGGTACAGGTCCTCGGTGGCCGCGGTGAGGCCCATCGGCAGGAACCCGCCGGTGAGGCCCTTGCTGAAGCACATCAGGTCCGGGCGTTCCTGCAGGTGCCGCGCGGCGAACAGTTCACCCGTCCGGCCGAAGCCCGTCATGACCTCGTCCAGGATGACGAGCGCGCCGCTCGCGTGCACGCGGCGGATCACCTCGTTCAGGAAGGCGGGGCGCGTGACGCGCATCCCGGCCGAGCCCTGCACGAGCGGTTCGAGCAGGATGGCGCTCACGTCGTCCCCGAGTGCGGCGTCCAGCGCGGCGAGTGCGGCCGCCTCGCGCGCGTCCACGTCCTCGTCACCGTCCCAGGTGGCGGGGTACGGCAGGAACGTCACGCCGAACAGCTTGTCCTGGAACGGCGCGTAGAAGCCGCTCGTCGCGCCCGCACTCATCGCGCCGAACGTGTCCCCGTGATACCCGCCGTCGAAGGCCAGGAGGCGCGTGCGGCGCTCGCCGCGGTTGTGGTGCGCCTGCAGCGCGATCTTCAGGGCGACCTCGACGGCGGTGGAACCGTTGTCGCTGAAGAACACCCGGGACAGGCCCGGCAGTTCCGCGGTGAGGCGCGCGGCGAGGTGCGTGGCGGGCGCGTGCGTGAACCCCGCGAAGATCACGTGTTCGAGCGTCCCTGCCTGCCGCGCGATCGCCTGCGCGATGTGCGGGTGCGCGTGCCCGTGCAGGTTCACCCACCACGAGCTGACCATGTCGAGCAGTTGCGAGCCGTCCGCCGCGTGCAGGACGGCGCCCTCGCCGCGCACGATCACGGTGGGCGTGGGGGCCGTGCGGGACTGCGTGAAGGGATGCCAGACGTGCCGCGCGTCCAGGTCGAGCAGCGTGGGCGGCGCGGCGCTCACCCTGCCGCCCCGGCCGTCAGGAGGGCCTGCGCGGCGTCCTGCACGGCGGCAGGCGTCACCGCGTCCAGCGGGGGAATCTGCAGGATCACAGGCACCTGAGCATGCCGTTCGATGGCGTCCCGGTTGTGCGGGGCGAGCGGGCCGCTCAGGATCACGCCCGCCACGCTCAACCCCCGCTCCCGGACGGCGTTCACGGTCAGGAGCGTGTGGTTGATGGTGCCGAGCGTGCTGCGCGCCGCGATCACGACCGGCAGGCCGAGCGCGGCCATCAGGTCGAGCATCGACTCGCGGTCGTTGATCGGCACGAGCACCCCGCCCGCGCCCTCCACCACCAGCGGGCCGGCGCTGGAAGGGCGCGCGGCGAGGACGTCCGCGACGCTCACGCGTTCTCCCTCCAGCGCCGCGGCGCGTTCCGGGGCGGACGGGTCGCGGTACACGCGGACGGGCGCGTGCACGCGCTCCGGCGGGAGGCCCGCGAGCGTGGCGACGGTGCCGGTGTCGTCGTCCCCGTCCGCCGCGCCGGTCTGCAGCGGCTTCCAGTACCGGGCACTCCACGCGCGGGCCAGCACGGCGCTCACGAGCGTCTTGCCGACCCCGGTGTCGGTGCCGGTCACGAACACCTGCCGCTCGGCCGTCAGGGCTTCAGGCGCGTGCACCGTCAGTCCCCGAGGGCAGGCGCGAGGTCCGCCTGCGGGGCGTGCGGGGTGGGCGCGGCATGCAGGCCCAGGTCGCGGATCATGTTCCAGTCCGCGCCCGCCTCCTGACCGCCTTCCGTGAGGTAATCGCCGAGGAAGATCGAGTTCGCGACGAGCAGCGCGAGCGGCTGCAGGCTCCGCAGGTGAATTTCACGCCCGGCGCTCGCGCGCAGTTCCGCCTGCGGGTTCAGCAGCCGGAACAGGCTCAGGACGCGCAGGCAGTACCACGGCGTGAAGTGCGCCGTCGTCTGCGCGCCGTCGAGGCCCGTCCCGTCGATGGGAATCAGGAAGTTCACGGGAATGCTGTCGGCCCGCCTCGCCCGCAGGGTGCGGGCGAGGTCCACGATCTGCTCGGCGCTCTCCCCCATCCCGATGATCACGCCGCTGCAGGTGCTCATGCCCGCCTGGGCAGCGTGCGTGAGCGTCTCCACCCGGTCCGCGTACGAGTGTGTGGAGCAGATGTTCCCGTAGTGGTCCTCGTGCGTGTTGAGGTTGTGGTTGTACGCGTCGACGCCCGCGTCCCGCAGGGTCTGCGCCTTGCGCTGGCCGTCCTCACCGAGCAGCAGACCCATGCAGGCGCACACCTCCAGGTTCGTTTCCGCCTTGATGAGCCGCGTGGCCTCGCTCACCTGCTCGACCTCGTTCCACGTGCCGCCCCGGCCGGACAGCACGATGCAGTACCGCTGCGCGCCCGCCTCCTGCGCCTTGCGGGCCTCGGCGAGCATCTCGCGCGGGTGCAGCACCCGGTACTTCGGGACGCCCGTATCGGCCTCCTTGGCCTGCGAGCAGTACGAGCAGTCCTCGGCACACAGGCCGCTCTTGGCGTTCAGGAGGATGTTCACCTTCACGCGGTCCCCGAAGGCCTCGCGCCGGACGCGCCACGCGGCGTCCAGCAGGCGCAGGGTGTCGGTGTCCGGCAGGTTCAGGACGGCGAGGCCCTCCTCGGGCGTGAGGATCTCGCCGCTCA
The window above is part of the Deinococcus aquiradiocola genome. Proteins encoded here:
- the bioB gene encoding biotin synthase BioB, translating into MLNIDTLAGRVLSGEILTPEEGLAVLNLPDTDTLRLLDAAWRVRREAFGDRVKVNILLNAKSGLCAEDCSYCSQAKEADTGVPKYRVLHPREMLAEARKAQEAGAQRYCIVLSGRGGTWNEVEQVSEATRLIKAETNLEVCACMGLLLGEDGQRKAQTLRDAGVDAYNHNLNTHEDHYGNICSTHSYADRVETLTHAAQAGMSTCSGVIIGMGESAEQIVDLARTLRARRADSIPVNFLIPIDGTGLDGAQTTAHFTPWYCLRVLSLFRLLNPQAELRASAGREIHLRSLQPLALLVANSIFLGDYLTEGGQEAGADWNMIRDLGLHAAPTPHAPQADLAPALGD
- the bioA gene encoding adenosylmethionine--8-amino-7-oxononanoate transaminase, giving the protein MSAAPPTLLDLDARHVWHPFTQSRTAPTPTVIVRGEGAVLHAADGSQLLDMVSSWWVNLHGHAHPHIAQAIARQAGTLEHVIFAGFTHAPATHLAARLTAELPGLSRVFFSDNGSTAVEVALKIALQAHHNRGERRTRLLAFDGGYHGDTFGAMSAGATSGFYAPFQDKLFGVTFLPYPATWDGDEDVDAREAAALAALDAALGDDVSAILLEPLVQGSAGMRVTRPAFLNEVIRRVHASGALVILDEVMTGFGRTGELFAARHLQERPDLMCFSKGLTGGFLPMGLTAATEDLYLAFEGDTFDRAFAHGHSYTANPLACAAALASLDLTLSAETSAHWARIGARHAAARAELAAHPNVTHVRQVGTILAAEIRGAGEYGGNTSLELRQYFAARGLLMRPLGNVMYLLPPYVVTDEQLRQAYGAMLDAAGTYGRPA
- a CDS encoding aminotransferase class I/II-fold pyridoxal phosphate-dependent enzyme, with the translated sequence MSWADLGIRLDALRVQGRERVLHDWTPDPAPGYLRLNGQRLLDLASNDYLGLSRLTWTPDTARAALQGHLPPGETEVVTDALTRFGAGAARLITGNHPVNALLERELADLKGQQAALLFGSGVAANTGVIPALVGRGDAVFSDALNHASIIDGARLSRADVHVYPHRDLHTLERQLQESRAPRKLIVTDALFSMDGTLAPLPDLVALKRRSGAWLMIDEAHSGGVIGAQGAGLAHAQGVTADIDVLMGTLGKAYGSVGAYVAGDRTLIRYLVNTARSFIFTTGLPPANTAVSLLNVLHARDMDGARRALHANAARFRQALTLAGHDLAGSESHVVPVVLGGEQPTLARAAQLREQGFAAVAIRPPTVPDGRARVRFALNAAHTWDALQACLDALHAGTSTGS
- the bioD gene encoding dethiobiotin synthase; this encodes MHAPEALTAERQVFVTGTDTGVGKTLVSAVLARAWSARYWKPLQTGAADGDDDTGTVATLAGLPPERVHAPVRVYRDPSAPERAAALEGERVSVADVLAARPSSAGPLVVEGAGGVLVPINDRESMLDLMAALGLPVVIAARSTLGTINHTLLTVNAVRERGLSVAGVILSGPLAPHNRDAIERHAQVPVILQIPPLDAVTPAAVQDAAQALLTAGAAG